A genomic region of Mus musculus strain C57BL/6J chromosome 7, GRCm38.p6 C57BL/6J contains the following coding sequences:
- the Sertad1 gene encoding SERTA domain-containing protein 1: MLSKGLKRKREEEETMEALSVDSCWLDPSHPAVAQTPPTVASSSLFDLSVVKLHHSLRQSEPDLRHLVLVVNTLRRIQASMEPAPVLPPEPIQPPAPSVADSLLASSDAGLSASMASLLEDLNHIEDLNQAPQPQADEGPPGRSIGGISPNLGALDLLGPATGCLLDDGLEGLFEDIDTSMYDSELWLPASEGLKPGPENGPAKEEPPELDEAELDYLMDVLVGTQALERPPGPGR, from the coding sequence ATGCTGAGCAAAGGTCTGAAGCGCAagcgggaggaggaggagacgatGGAAGCCCTCTCCGTGGACTCGTGCTGGTTGGATCCGAGCCACCCGGCAGTGGCGCAGACCCCGCCGACGGTGGCTTCTAGCTCCCTCTTTGACCTCTCAGTGGTCAAGCTCCACCACAGCCTGCGGCAGAGCGAGCCGGACCTCCGGCACCTGGTGCTTGTGGTGAACACACTGAGGCGCATCCAGGCGTCCATGGAACCCGCACCTGTCCTGCCGCCTGAGCCCATCCAGCCCCCAGCCCCTTCTGTGGCAGACAGCCTTCTGGCTAGCTCAGATGCTGGCCTCTCAGCCTCCATGGCCAGCCTCCTGGAAGATCTCAACCACATTGAGGACCTGAACCAGGCCCCCCAACCCCAAGCAGATGAGGGGCCTCCAGGCCGCTCCATCGGGGGGATCTCACCCAACCTGGGTGCCTTGGACTTGCTAGGCCCAGCCACTGGCTGTCTGCTGGACGATGGACTGGAGGGCCTGTTTGAGGACATCGATACCTCCATGTACGACAGTGAACTTTGGTTACCAGCCTCTGAGGGTCTCAAGCCCGGCCCTGAGAATGGCCCAGCCAAGGAGGAGCCTCCAGAGTTGGATGAGGCGGAGTTGGACTACCTCATGGATGTACTAGTAGGCACACAGGCACTGGAAAGGCCACCAGGGCCTGGGCGCTGA